From a single Octopus sinensis linkage group LG5, ASM634580v1, whole genome shotgun sequence genomic region:
- the LOC118763459 gene encoding cysteinyl leukotriene receptor 2-like, giving the protein MPTLHNLTSTYIAIIMVVIGTVGNILSLVVLCRKRLRTMNIGLYMIALCLNDLLVLYTSLFNNHVMPVDISLVYIFENNCSFSRFFIHFFREISSWITVIITVHRMFAVFRPLSTRARILTGYKPQIIIIVIMIAILGSVNIVYSRYFYFENGRCVTPSKTVTVFFASVMYSFFPATILISCNVIIVFTLCRRSIAGNASQSTSQVNNHTVYMVMAINILFLICTLPSSVALALSQGSKISNSAKSFLILLCSVNNVFNFLLYILAGRLFRDEMKSMLKRKRRPSTFTIMSS; this is encoded by the coding sequence atgccGACTTTGCACAATTTAACTTCCACCTACATTGCAATAATAATGGTGGTTATCGGTACAGTAGGTAACATATTATCTCTGGTAGTACTTTGCAGGAAAAGACTGAGAACTATGAATATAGGACTATACATGATTGCACTGTGTTTAAACGATTTACTCGTCCTCTACACATCCTTATTTAATAATCATGTTATGCCAGTGGATATAAGCTTAGTGTATATCTTTGAAAATAACTGTAGTTTTAGccgttttttcattcattttttcagGGAGATTTCCTCTTGGATTACCGTCATCATTACAGTCCACAGGATGTTTGCGGTGTTTCGACCGTTGTCAACCAGGGCGAGAATTTTGACTGGTTATAAACCTCAGATTATAATTATCGTTATAATGATTGCTATTCTAGGAAGCGTAAACATTGTTTACAGCAGATATTTTTACTTCGAGAATGGACGCTGTGTTACTCCCAGCAAAACGGTGACTGTGTTTTTCGCAAGCGTCATGTACAGTTTTTTTCCGGCTACAATTTTGATTTCATGTAACGTTATAATCGTATTCACCCTCTGTCGCCGTTCTATCGCTGGAAACGCATCACAGTCAACTTCACAAGTAAATAACCACACAGTTTATATGGTCATGGCAATAAACATATTATTTTTGATTTGCACTCTTCCTTCTTCAGTCGCATTAGCTTTATCTCAAGGATCAAAAATATCAAACTCAGCGAAGTCCTTTTTAATCTTACTATGTAGCGTCAATAATGTGTTCAATTTCCTCTTGTACATTTTGGCAGGGCGTCTATTTAGGGACGAAATGaaatcaatgctgaaaagaaaacgaCGCCCAAGCACTTTTACAATTATGAGCAGTTAA